Part of the Streptomyces sp. f51 genome is shown below.
GATCGGGCCCGGCGCGGCCGACCCCGAGGGACTGAGCGCCCGGATCCGCGCCGAGGCGGAGATCACGGGCTGGCACGGCAGCAGTGACTACGGCGTCGCGTTCGGCGAGTTCGCCGAGCGGTACACCGGCGCGGTCGGCTCCCGTACGACCGTCTTCGTGCTCGGCGACGCGCGGACGAACATGAGCGACCCCAACCTGCCCGCCGTCCGGCAGCTGACCCGGCAGGCCCGCCGCCTCTACTGGCTGAACCCCGAGGGGCGTTCGCAGTGGGGCACGGGCGACTCGGCGGCCCTCGCCTACGCCGAACTCGTGGAGATGCACGAGTGCCGCAACGCCCAGCAGCTCAGCGCGCTGATCGGACGGCTGCTGCCCGTCTGAACGACGCCGGACCCCTCGGCCGACCGGTCGTCACCGCCCCGTGCCCTCACCGCACCGTGTCCTCACCGCACCGGGCTCCCGTCGTACGGGGGCCCTCACCGTGCGCCGCGCCCTCATGGGGCCAGCAGCCTGCGCAGCCAGTTCATCCGGGCCGCACGGGCGGTCCTGGCGAGCACGGTGTGCGGGGCGAAGGCGTCGAAACCGTGGAAGCCGCCCGGCCACACGTGCAGTTCGGCGATCCCGCCCGCCTGCCAGATCCGGGTCGCGTAGTCGACGACCTCGTCCCTGAAGGTCTCCGCGGAACCGACGTCGAGGAAGGCCGGGGGCAGCCCGGACAGGTCCGTGGCCCGGGCCGGTGCGGCGTAGGCGGGCACGTCGGGACCGCCGCGGGCCTCGCCAAGGACGGCGGTCCAGGCGGTCTCGTTGGCCGTACGGTCCCAGGCGCCGACGCCCGCCATCTGGTGGGCGGACGGAGTGTCGTTGCGGTCGTCGAGCATCGGATACATCAGGACCTGTCCGAGCGGCCGGGGGCCTCCACGGTCCCGGGCGAGCAGGGCGAGCGCCGCGGTGAGGCCACCGCCCGCGCTGGCGCCCGCGACCACGACGCGCCCGGGATCGCCGCCGAGCTCCGCGGCGTGCCGGGCCGTCCACAGCAGACCGGCGTAGACGTCCTCCACTCCTGCCGGGTAAGGGTGTTCGGGGGCCAGCCGGTACTCGACGGACACCACGACCGCGTCCAGCTCCCTCGCCCACTCCAGGACGACCTCCACCCCGGCCCGGTTCGTGCCGAGGACCATGCCCCCGCCGTGGGAGTGGTAGATCACCGGGCGCGGCCCCTGCTCGGCCGGCCCCACGGGCGTGATGACGAGCAGCGAGACGTCGGGAGCGCCGGCCGGCCCCGGCACCGTCACATCCATGGTGGTGAAGGCGCCGCCGTCGGTGAGGTCGTAGGCGGGTTCGGCGGCCCGCTGTACGGCGCGCAGGGCGGCGATGTCCGCCAGGGTCGGCCCGGACGGCACGGAGGGCCCGACCGCGGCGAGGGCGGCGTCCAGTTCGGGGTCGAACGGGGGCGGTACCAACAGCATGACGTCTCCTCGCACCGAGCCCGGCGGCTCCCTGATCCCATGATCGGGCGCCGTGCTCCCGGACCGGGAGCCGCCGTACGGCGGAACCTGCCCGCGACTCGGCCGGGCATGCGCGCCGCGGTGACGCCCGAGGGCGCCACCGCGACGGACAGGGACCGGTGAGGCGGGTCAGCCCACGATGCGGTGGGTCGTCCAGAACGACGTCAGGTCCGTGGTCGTGGCGGCCTGCGCGGCCGCCTTGAACTCGGCCGTGGTCGAGACGCCGTACCAGTGCGAAGTGGCGTAGCTCTTCAGCAGGTTGGCCATCGCGGTGTCGCCGAGTACACGCCGCAGGTCGTGCAGGGCGCACTTGCCGTAGGTGTAGACGACGGTGGAGTAGCGGGAGGAGTGCGCGTCCCAGTACGCCATGGAGTTGGTGATGTTCTCCGCCGAGGAGGCCCAGGAGACGTTGTTCCAGCAGTTGGTGCCGGTGATGTTCTGCGCCAGGTCGGTGGCGTAGTCGGTGAACGCCTCGTCGAGCCACGGGCTGTTGTACTCGTCGTCACCGACGATCCCGTAGAACCACTGGTGCCCGATCTCGTGGGTCAGCGCCGTGGTGCTGACCAGGTCGAGGACGAACCCGGGGTACTCCATGCCGCCGAACCAGTAGTTGTTGTCGATCACGGCGTCCAGCTCGCCGTACGGGTACGCGCCGAAGCGCCCGGCGTGGGCGTCGACGGCGGACTTGGCGGTGGTGAGCATCGACTGCGCGCTGGAGGAGCTGATGCCCGTCACGGAGTAGATGTTGATCGCGGTGCCGGCGGGGGAGGTGCCGGAGATCTTGGTGAACGGACCCGCGGCCCAGGCGAAGTCACGGACCTTGGAGGCCGTGGCCGTGGTGACCGTGCGGCCGCTCGATCCGGCGGTGTCCACCGAGGTGCCGGTGGCCGGGACGAGCAGGCTCGTCGGGTGGTCGAGCGTCACCTTGAAGTCGGCGGCCAGGGAGTAGAAGGACTCGCCGTTGTTGGTGTACGGGTCCAGGTGCCAGCCGGAGCCGTCCTTGACCGCGAGCACCGGCAGCGCGTTGCCGATGTTGACGAAGGCCCCGTCGTAGCCGAAGCGGTCGGCGCCGCTGGGCACGGTGATGGCCAGGTCGAAGCCGATCGTCGTGCTCTGGCCCTGCGCCAGCGGTGACGACAGGCTGATCTGGAGAGCCGTGCAGGCCACCGACAGCGAACCGGCTGTGCCGCCGCTGACGTTGCTCACGGTGATGGGCATGGCGGAGCAGGTGCCGTGGTAGTTGTCCCACAGCCTCAGATACACCTCGCTGAGGGAGGTGGAGGAGGCGTTGGTGAAGGTCACGCTCTCGTGACCGCTCCAGCTGGTCCCGCTCGTGTTGCTGGTCAGGCTGACCGTGTAGCCGGGGGCGGCGGGGGTGCGGGTGGAGTCGGCAGGCGGGGTCGTGCCGCCCGAGGTGTTCAGGGCGACGTCGTCGAGCACGAAGCTCGTCTGGAGGCTGGAGTCCTCCGTGCCGGTGAAGGCGACCGTGACGGTCTGGCCGGCGAACGCCGAGACGTCGAACGTCTTCTGGGCGTACCCGGACGCCTTGTTGAGGTTCGAGTACGTCGCCAGGGTCGTGCTGCCGATCTTCGCCGTCAGCTTGTCGTAGGCCGTCGACGAGGTCGTCTCCGCCGTGTCGATGTGCAGCCAGAACGTCAGGCTGGCACTGCTGCACCCGGACGGGATCGTGACACTCTGCGAGAGCGTGTCGGTGTGGGTGCCACCGGTGCCGTCCAGCCAGGCGAAGCTGGTTCCGCCGTGGGCACTCTGGCCGGTGCGGCTGGTGATGACGGTCGTCGAGGACTGGGTCCAGGGCGAAGTGCCGCTCTCGAAGCCGCCGTTGGTCACGACCTGGGCGGGTGTGCAGGCGGCCGCGGCGGCCGGTGCCGTGCCCGGCGAGGCTGCCGCGGGGGTGCCGGGGAGCGAGACTGCGGCCAGGGCGGCGACGGTGAGGACGCGTGCCGCCAGGGCCTTGAGGGGGGTCGGTCTCACACGAAACTCCTTTGAGGCGGCCGGGATTCCGGCCTGCTCGGTGGCCGCCCGGGACGACTGGGGTGCGCCGCTGGGTGGCCGCGGCCGCGCGCGGGTGCGCGCGGTCGCCTGGTGAGATTTCCGTGCCGTCACCCTGGGGTCAGGGCGACGGCACCGGAAAGCCTCGCAGATTTGACCGAGACATGCCATCACTCCGGCGGAGGAGACCGGGCGGCCGCGCCGGAGTTCCCGCACGGGCGCCGGGATGCCGCACGGGAACCGGGGTGCCGCACGGCCGGCCCGGGAGGCGTTGCCGCTCAGGACCCCCGTTCGCTCAGGGCGGGAGTCAATCGGTCCCAGGGGTTGGGGAGTTCGCCCGTCACCGGCCCGGCCACCGCCGCACCGCGGTCACGCGCGGTGCGGACGGCCAGCGGGACGAGTGCCTCGGGGACGCCGTAGACGAGGTGGCAGAACAGCTCGGGCGGGTGCCGCGCGGTCCACACCGGTCTGCTGAACGCCGACACATACGTGGACCAGTGCCCCTCGAACGTGACGAGCAGATCGGCGAACCGGGCGTACCCCGGCGCCGGGTGCACCCCCATGTTCAGCACCACCGGAGCGGCGCCGAGCCGGCGCAGCCCCTGCACCAGACGCCGGCAGCCGGGCAGCGCCGCCGGGGTCGGCGCCACCCGGTCGAGGAAACACCCCTGCGTCCCGTACCACTCCCGGTGCCGCAGGACCTCGCGCGCGATGACGTCCGGGTCCCGCGCCCCGTAGTCGGTGTCGACGTAGCCGAGCAGCCTGGCCCCCGCCGAGCGCAGCGCCTCCGTCGCCGCGGTGAACGCGGGATCCGGGCCGTCGCCCGGCCCGTCGGCCGGGTTGATGACGACGCCGTACGTCCGGTCGGCCGCCCCGATCAGCCGGTGCCAGGCGCCCGGGTCCTCGCCCGGGTGGACGTACAGCGGGATCAGCAGGCTCATGGCGTGCGGTCGCCCTCGGCCCGTGGGACGGGGACGCTCCCCGTCGCCGCCCAGAGCGCGGCCAGTGAGTCGTCGAGGGTCAGCGCGGGACGCCAGCCCAGTGCCGCCTCGGCGGCGCCGATGTCGGAGCACTGCCACGACACCTCGCCTGAGCGGGCCGAACCGCCGCCGTTCTCCTCGATGCGCCCCCGGAACCCGGCCACGCGCGCCAGGCCGGTCACCAGTTCACGCACCGGGACGGCCTTGCCGCCCCCGATGTTGAGCACCCGCGGCAGCTGCCCGGGCACCGTGGCCGCGGCCACCGCGGCCCGGGCCACATCACGTACGTCCACGAAGTCGCGGTACGCCGAGAGGTCGCCCAGCCGGACGACCGCGTCCGGGTCGGGACCGGCCTCGTGGAGCAGCCCCGCGATCCTGCCCGGCAGTCCCGTGGACGGTGCCCCGGGACCCACGGGGTTGCCCACCCGCAGTACCACCGCGTCGAGCCCTGAGGTGGTGACGGTGACCGTTCCCGCCAGCTTGGTGGCCCCGTACGGGGTGAGGGGACGGGTGGCCCCGGACTCGGTCACCGCGGTGTCCAGGACACCGGGACCGTATTCGGCGGCCGACCCCAGATGGATCAGCCGGGCGGCCGGTGCCGCCTCCCGCAGCGCCGCGCAAAGAACCGCGGGACCACGGGAGTTGACCTCGGAGAGGGTCACGGCGTCGCCACCGGTCGCGCCGGCGCAGTTGATGACGGCGTCGGGCGCGGCCGCCGCCAGGGTCGCGGCCAGCCGGTCACGGCGGTCGGTGGCCAGGTCGATGCCGAACTCCGCGTCGGG
Proteins encoded:
- a CDS encoding NAD(P)-dependent oxidoreductase, whose product is MRILVLGFTGYLGGHVAGHLRTLSGVRVLGGGRSPDAEFGIDLATDRRDRLAATLAAAAPDAVINCAGATGGDAVTLSEVNSRGPAVLCAALREAAPAARLIHLGSAAEYGPGVLDTAVTESGATRPLTPYGATKLAGTVTVTTSGLDAVVLRVGNPVGPGAPSTGLPGRIAGLLHEAGPDPDAVVRLGDLSAYRDFVDVRDVARAAVAAATVPGQLPRVLNIGGGKAVPVRELVTGLARVAGFRGRIEENGGGSARSGEVSWQCSDIGAAEAALGWRPALTLDDSLAALWAATGSVPVPRAEGDRTP
- a CDS encoding spherulation-specific family 4 protein, which produces MSLLIPLYVHPGEDPGAWHRLIGAADRTYGVVINPADGPGDGPDPAFTAATEALRSAGARLLGYVDTDYGARDPDVIAREVLRHREWYGTQGCFLDRVAPTPAALPGCRRLVQGLRRLGAAPVVLNMGVHPAPGYARFADLLVTFEGHWSTYVSAFSRPVWTARHPPELFCHLVYGVPEALVPLAVRTARDRGAAVAGPVTGELPNPWDRLTPALSERGS
- a CDS encoding M1 family aminopeptidase, with the translated sequence MRPTPLKALAARVLTVAALAAVSLPGTPAAASPGTAPAAAAACTPAQVVTNGGFESGTSPWTQSSTTVITSRTGQSAHGGTSFAWLDGTGGTHTDTLSQSVTIPSGCSSASLTFWLHIDTAETTSSTAYDKLTAKIGSTTLATYSNLNKASGYAQKTFDVSAFAGQTVTVAFTGTEDSSLQTSFVLDDVALNTSGGTTPPADSTRTPAAPGYTVSLTSNTSGTSWSGHESVTFTNASSTSLSEVYLRLWDNYHGTCSAMPITVSNVSGGTAGSLSVACTALQISLSSPLAQGQSTTIGFDLAITVPSGADRFGYDGAFVNIGNALPVLAVKDGSGWHLDPYTNNGESFYSLAADFKVTLDHPTSLLVPATGTSVDTAGSSGRTVTTATASKVRDFAWAAGPFTKISGTSPAGTAINIYSVTGISSSSAQSMLTTAKSAVDAHAGRFGAYPYGELDAVIDNNYWFGGMEYPGFVLDLVSTTALTHEIGHQWFYGIVGDDEYNSPWLDEAFTDYATDLAQNITGTNCWNNVSWASSAENITNSMAYWDAHSSRYSTVVYTYGKCALHDLRRVLGDTAMANLLKSYATSHWYGVSTTAEFKAAAQAATTTDLTSFWTTHRIVG
- a CDS encoding alpha/beta hydrolase; protein product: MLLVPPPFDPELDAALAAVGPSVPSGPTLADIAALRAVQRAAEPAYDLTDGGAFTTMDVTVPGPAGAPDVSLLVITPVGPAEQGPRPVIYHSHGGGMVLGTNRAGVEVVLEWARELDAVVVSVEYRLAPEHPYPAGVEDVYAGLLWTARHAAELGGDPGRVVVAGASAGGGLTAALALLARDRGGPRPLGQVLMYPMLDDRNDTPSAHQMAGVGAWDRTANETAWTAVLGEARGGPDVPAYAAPARATDLSGLPPAFLDVGSAETFRDEVVDYATRIWQAGGIAELHVWPGGFHGFDAFAPHTVLARTARAARMNWLRRLLAP